The Devosia sp. 1566 sequence ACCGGCTTCTGCTCGTCAGTGGGCGCGGGCGTCAGGGTTTCGCCATTAGGGCCCGTGGGGTTCCAGGCGCCGGTCTTGACGCTGGCGGCGCGGCGGCGAATGCTTTCGAACCGCTGCCCCTCGGGGCCGACATAAACGCCTTCGCCATAAACACTCATCGAGGAGGCCACGACTATGCGCTTGATCGGGCGATCGATCATGGCTTCCAGCAGCACCGCGGTGCCGAGATCATTGCCCCCGACATAGCGGGCAATTTCATACATGGATTGACCCACGCCCACTTCGGCGGCCAGGTGGACGACGCTGTCGATGCCCTCGAGCGCCGCGTTCACCGCATCCTTGTCGCGCACATCGGCGCGGATCACCTCGACCCCGGCGGGGGTTGGCGCTGCGGCATCCCCGTGCACCTGGTCGATCATCGCGTCCAGAACGCGCACCTGGTAATTATTGGCCAGCAATTCCTGCGCCACATACCGGCCGATAAAGCCGCAACCACCAGTGATAAGAACGTGAGTCATGTGCACCTGACGCTTGAAGATCCGCCGAGATTTCGGCAGAAAAGAACAACCAAAGCCAGTTTCCCCCGATTGCGGCAACCGGGCAACCCTGAGGGGCTGCATGAACCGGAAAATCGCCGCCAGGGAAACCAGCGCAGCAGCAAAGCTGCCTCAGCTTCATGTACTTAGATGATGCTTTCAGGTCAAGCACACCAGCCCGCTCCGCACCCCTCAAGGCAGTCAAATTAACCCAAGTTACTTATCACCTGTTTTATTTACCGGGTGGCGGAACCAAAGAATACCAACCCGCATTTATGCTCCTTGGTGTCGGGCGCGACCTTCCCTCCGCGCCCCCGATTTTATCTCTACGATGTCCTGCGTGTAAGCTCATTTCCCGCCAGCCCGCATCCAGTCCCCTCCCCCTTGAGGGGCTTCGAGCCGACCGCAGGGCAGAAGGCTCGGAAGCGATTTGACGCAATTACACCCCTCTATTTGAACCGAAGCCTGGCACTATCGTCCCCTCCCCCTTGAGGGGCTTCGAACCGACCGCAGGGCAAATCGCTCCGGTGGAGCGATTTGAGGTGAGAAGGCCATGAGGGCTATGCCCGAATGGCTGCTAGGGAGGGGGTCCCTCCGCTAACCACCCACCCAAGAGCGGCCCTCCTCCCCTGACCCCATCTGACGCAGTTCCCTCGCAGCAAAACTTGCGGACAACCGCCCCGCCTTGCGCTACCAAGACACCCCTGATTGCGCCCCTTTGGGCGCCCCGAAACTCAACCGAAAGGCAGGTCATGAGCGAGATCGAGGCAGCAGCACCCGAGATGGCGGCCGCAGTGGTTACCGGCCCCGGCGCCATCCGCATTGATCGCCAGCCCGCGCCCCAGCCCGGCCCCGGCCAGGTCCGCGTAGCGCTCGAAGGCTGCGGCGTTTGTGCGTCCAATCTCACCCCCTGGGCGGGCCCGGAATGGATGCAGTTCCCCACCGAGCCGGGCGGGCTTGGCCATGAAGGCTGGGGGCGCATCGATACGGTAGGCCAAGGAGTGACCGGTCTGGCGGTCGGCGACCGCGTGGCCGCGCTCTCCTATCATAGCTACGCCACCCACGACGTGGCCGAAGCCGATGCTGTGGTCAAGCTGCCCGCCGCCCTCGACAATCAGCCCTTCCCCGGCGAGCCGCTGGGCTGCGCCATGAACATCTTCAAGCGCAGCGACATCCAGCCCGGCCAGACCGTTGCCATTGTCGGCATCGGTTTTCTGGGCGCGCTCCTCACCCAGCTGGCCTCGCGCGCCGGCGCCCGGGTCATCGCCATTTCGCGCCGCCCCTATTCCCTCGATATCGCCAAATCCATGGGCGCCGCCGAAGTGATCCCGATGAACGATCACTGGCAGATCATCGAGCAGGTCAAGGCACTGACCGACGGCCAGTTCTGCGATCGCGTCATTGAAGCGGTGGGCAAGCAATGGCCGCTTGATCTGGCGGCCGAGCTGACCCGCGAGCGCGGCAAGCTGATCGTTGCCGGCTATCACCAGGATGGGCCGCGTCAGATCAACATGCAGCTCTGGAACTGGCGCGGGCTCGACGTGATCAACGCCCATGAGCGCGATCCCAAGATCTACATTCAGGGCATCCGCGACGCCGCCGACGCCATCATGGCTGGCAAGCTCGATCCATCGAGCCTTTACACCCATGATTTTGCGCTCGAAGAGCTCGACACCGCCCTCGACACCACTCGGGATCGTCCCGATGGCTTCCTCAAGGCGCTGATCCGCTTTGGCTGAGCCAATTTCTGTGCCAGCCGGGCACTGCTGACCCGCTGAACGCTAGCCCGCCTTTTTGGCCGGCGCGCGTTTGGCAGGGGCGCGCTTGGCGGGCGCCTTGCTCGATGTGGAAGGCGCCTTGGGTGCCTTCGCCGCCGCCGCCCGCCGCGGTGCGCTCGGCTTGGCTTCAGCCGCCGGCGCCTGCTCGATCGAGCGTTTGAGTGAAGCCATCAGATCGATCACATTGCTGCTGCCCTTGATGGTCTCGGCCGGCTCCGCCTTGGGCTTGGTGCGCTTGGTATGCGTCTTGAGCTTGGCCGTG is a genomic window containing:
- a CDS encoding zinc-binding dehydrogenase is translated as MSEIEAAAPEMAAAVVTGPGAIRIDRQPAPQPGPGQVRVALEGCGVCASNLTPWAGPEWMQFPTEPGGLGHEGWGRIDTVGQGVTGLAVGDRVAALSYHSYATHDVAEADAVVKLPAALDNQPFPGEPLGCAMNIFKRSDIQPGQTVAIVGIGFLGALLTQLASRAGARVIAISRRPYSLDIAKSMGAAEVIPMNDHWQIIEQVKALTDGQFCDRVIEAVGKQWPLDLAAELTRERGKLIVAGYHQDGPRQINMQLWNWRGLDVINAHERDPKIYIQGIRDAADAIMAGKLDPSSLYTHDFALEELDTALDTTRDRPDGFLKALIRFG